The following are encoded in a window of Clostridium thermarum genomic DNA:
- a CDS encoding response regulator transcription factor → MFKVLLVDDEPAVIQLLEKLIDWKSLGYVVCGRASNGEEALEFLKQYNPHLAIVDIRMPKVNGLQLLQQASEILYLRTKFIISSAYSEFEYAKTAMRYGVSDYILKPIDDEEILPALMRVTDQIKTEIGTLEAEANKLKFAANNYINRLIKDEISEELLEKCKRILSLKEDTYFRCALLEISQFEKWMNKLEDLELQRKRLSVRKAIEDTVGNDHVLKIFEEDIHRFGIILTEEFIMQKENYLENLKKEIEQKCGCLVCMSLSEKARETKNVGKLYRQALIALQYRLFQSDREVLYYEKFKNISLNYNFYETNPENLVRDILSCNLPGIEEKIKNVFDEFYDKKCATEVITNYIKSIEFELVKNIQAHNGRADEIISRLEHIAMTVGKTSIDSLKEDFYDLVLYLADYYKNISCRSSKDIIIEIKNYIHQNYQKDLKLQQVAKEYFVNPVYLGQVFAKTAGMHFTDYLHSVRIEEAKKLLRRTNMKISAIASMVGYSDSEYFVNKFKAITHQVPSDYRKKQNMLER, encoded by the coding sequence ATGTTTAAGGTTTTATTAGTTGATGATGAACCTGCAGTAATACAACTCTTAGAAAAACTTATTGACTGGAAGTCCTTGGGGTATGTTGTATGCGGCAGGGCATCAAATGGTGAAGAAGCCTTAGAATTTTTAAAGCAATATAATCCACATTTAGCCATTGTGGACATTCGAATGCCAAAGGTCAATGGCCTTCAGCTTTTACAACAGGCATCGGAAATATTGTACTTGAGGACGAAGTTTATTATTTCAAGTGCCTATAGTGAATTTGAATATGCTAAGACAGCAATGCGTTATGGAGTCAGTGATTATATATTGAAACCTATAGATGATGAAGAAATACTTCCGGCTTTAATGAGAGTGACGGACCAAATTAAAACTGAAATTGGTACTCTTGAAGCTGAGGCCAATAAACTGAAATTTGCAGCCAACAATTATATTAACAGACTAATAAAAGATGAAATCAGTGAGGAATTGCTAGAAAAATGTAAACGTATCCTCAGCTTGAAAGAGGATACCTATTTTAGATGCGCCCTATTGGAAATTAGTCAGTTTGAAAAATGGATGAATAAGCTTGAAGATTTAGAACTTCAAAGAAAAAGATTATCTGTACGAAAAGCCATTGAAGACACAGTAGGCAATGACCATGTGCTAAAAATTTTTGAAGAGGATATTCATCGATTCGGCATAATCCTTACGGAGGAATTCATTATGCAGAAGGAGAATTATCTTGAGAATTTAAAGAAGGAGATAGAGCAAAAATGCGGATGCTTAGTTTGCATGTCCTTGAGTGAAAAAGCAAGAGAAACAAAAAATGTGGGCAAGCTATACAGACAGGCTTTGATAGCACTTCAATACAGGCTTTTTCAGAGTGACAGGGAAGTACTTTACTATGAAAAATTTAAGAACATTTCTTTGAACTATAATTTTTACGAAACAAATCCTGAAAACTTAGTGAGAGATATATTATCCTGTAACCTTCCCGGGATAGAAGAAAAGATCAAAAATGTCTTTGATGAATTCTATGATAAAAAGTGTGCCACAGAGGTTATTACTAACTATATAAAAAGTATTGAATTTGAGCTGGTAAAAAACATACAGGCCCATAATGGAAGAGCAGATGAAATTATAAGCAGACTCGAGCATATTGCCATGACTGTAGGGAAAACATCTATTGATTCCTTAAAAGAAGACTTTTATGACTTGGTCTTGTACCTGGCTGATTATTACAAGAATATTAGCTGCAGGAGTTCCAAGGATATTATTATCGAGATTAAGAATTATATACATCAAAATTATCAGAAGGACTTAAAACTTCAGCAGGTTGCAAAAGAATATTTTGTTAATCCGGTATATCTGGGACAAGTTTTTGCTAAAACTGCAGGTATGCATTTCACTGATTATTTGCACAGTGTTCGTATAGAGGAGGCTAAAAAATTGCTTAGGAGGACAAATATGAAAATCTCAGCCATTGCTTCAATGGTAGGCTATAGTGACTCCGAGTACTTTGTGAATAAGTTTAAAGCAATTACCCATCAAGTACCTTCTGATTATAGAAAAAAACAAAATATGCTTGAGCGGTGA
- a CDS encoding endo-1,4-beta-xylanase produces MKRKVSKILSYVMSACMIVGIWATTPVQRVSADTPTEDDIIVNETFEDGTTSGWTPRGPVTLTAVTEAAASGDHSMKVTGRTAAWNGPSINLNGKLLKGATYNLSLKVRVVPGQAEEQAENTNQLITVTMLRRESTATSDSYDTIAYQNTVNEESWTTITGTYTPAYDAYTTLALYVEAPNAALEFYVDDVVITGRKVDNGGTVPRNPNAPPAGTNIVSNPNFEDGTTDGWYGRGTAQIEATKEDAASGEYSLKVTGRTQNWNGPAVSLIDKINLGSTYTVSLKVKAVPGQSGLKTVSVTTERTIDGAQSWINLKSNVGISDSYWTTIDTEMSLLDATPAMTQLDLYVESSNGNLEFYVDDVSVVEIGGSGPLPVQTDIPSLKDVFKDYFTIGGAVVPETIAAGSLSEQLVRKHYAMIVPGNHMKPDALQGTEGNFTFEYADKIVDYAIANNMSMRGHTLVWHSQIPDWFFQDPDDPSKPASKELLLERERTHITTVLKHFKEKYGENNPIIYWDVVNEVIGDDGNYRNSKWYQIAGPDYIKVAFEAARAADPDMKLVINDYNIENNGAKTEKFYQVVKKLLEAGTPIDAIGMQMHMSTNTSMDAVKASIEKLAELGLEIQITELDLTIEDSPITSASYAKQARMYKQFFDFIKTKDYIDVVMIWGVTDADSWRGDKVPLLFDKRLQAKDAYWAIVDPSEANIDRQSAKSAEGSPKNADDVIWSTIQPISANIFASGLDGASAKVQTMWDSQNLYIKAYISDATPDSKDSVDIYIDKKGDRSTSYQSDDEHINVKRDECSRDANGYTVYKVIPIADYSPELGKTIGFDIRVNDDKGSGNVDSQAVWNDYANRQDTNTAYFGDLVLSGPSLLANAAYGTPTIDGTIDSVWNKATSLETNTWVQGNSGATAKFRTLWNENELYVLAEVKDDHLNKANVNDYEQDSIEIFLDQNNNKTAYYEADDYQLRVNYDNQQSFGSTGPLEGFRSATKITDKGYIVEAAVPLSAITPKAGTIIGFDLQVNNADDSGSRVSVVTWCDPSGNSWSSTSGLGNLQLVANQTEPGTGGGTEPGTGGGTQPGTGGGTQPGTGGGTEPGTGGGTEPGTGGGDVNTPTEKAIVRLGGANRYETSIKISQLGWTTADNVVLVRGDDFADALTAAPFAKQLNAPVLLTSSKALDANAEAEIIRLAAKKVYIIGGLGAISTEVENTIKAMGITVERISGNDRYATALAIANRMPVKKQVFLATGKDYADALSISSYAAATGSPILLTAGNQLTAEAAKFIKDNNSRVYVIGGTGVISEAAVKGIAKAERIAGTDRYATNSAVLEKFAAEYDFSTIHLATGSNYPDAICGSALAGREKAPIILVNSKDITSQRTFVKSVISKVSKVKVLGGEGVLTPGTVESILN; encoded by the coding sequence ATGAAGAGAAAAGTTTCAAAAATCCTTAGCTATGTAATGTCTGCCTGCATGATTGTCGGAATTTGGGCAACTACCCCTGTTCAAAGGGTCTCAGCGGATACCCCCACTGAGGATGACATAATTGTCAATGAAACCTTTGAAGATGGTACTACCTCCGGTTGGACTCCCAGAGGTCCTGTGACGTTGACAGCAGTTACAGAGGCTGCTGCCAGTGGAGACCATAGTATGAAGGTTACAGGAAGAACCGCTGCATGGAATGGCCCATCAATAAACTTGAACGGAAAGCTCTTAAAAGGTGCAACCTATAACTTATCTTTAAAGGTAAGAGTTGTACCAGGCCAGGCCGAAGAGCAGGCAGAAAATACGAATCAGCTTATAACAGTGACAATGCTTAGAAGAGAAAGCACAGCAACTTCTGACAGCTATGACACTATAGCCTACCAAAACACAGTGAACGAAGAATCTTGGACAACCATTACAGGTACCTATACCCCGGCCTATGATGCTTATACTACACTGGCACTATATGTAGAAGCACCAAATGCTGCATTGGAGTTTTATGTTGACGATGTAGTTATAACGGGCCGCAAGGTAGATAATGGCGGAACCGTGCCCAGGAATCCAAATGCTCCTCCTGCTGGAACCAATATAGTATCTAATCCCAACTTTGAGGATGGAACTACTGACGGTTGGTATGGAAGAGGAACAGCACAGATTGAAGCCACCAAAGAAGATGCTGCCAGCGGAGAGTACAGTCTTAAGGTTACCGGAAGAACTCAGAACTGGAACGGACCTGCTGTCTCCCTGATAGATAAAATTAATTTGGGCAGTACCTACACTGTTTCACTTAAGGTAAAAGCTGTACCGGGACAATCCGGTCTAAAAACCGTTTCCGTTACAACTGAGAGGACTATAGACGGTGCTCAATCCTGGATCAATTTAAAATCCAATGTAGGTATCAGCGATAGCTATTGGACTACTATCGACACAGAAATGTCCTTATTGGATGCAACCCCTGCCATGACTCAATTGGATCTATACGTTGAATCTTCCAATGGGAACTTGGAGTTTTATGTTGATGATGTATCAGTGGTTGAAATTGGCGGAAGTGGTCCACTACCAGTTCAGACAGACATTCCTTCTTTAAAGGATGTATTTAAAGATTACTTCACCATAGGCGGTGCAGTAGTACCTGAAACCATTGCAGCAGGCAGCTTATCAGAACAGCTTGTTAGAAAGCATTATGCAATGATAGTTCCCGGTAATCATATGAAGCCGGATGCACTTCAAGGAACAGAAGGCAACTTTACCTTTGAATATGCCGATAAAATTGTAGATTATGCCATAGCAAACAATATGTCTATGAGAGGTCATACCTTAGTTTGGCATTCACAGATACCTGATTGGTTCTTCCAGGATCCTGATGATCCATCCAAGCCTGCTTCAAAAGAACTGCTGCTGGAAAGGGAAAGAACCCATATAACAACAGTATTAAAGCATTTCAAAGAGAAGTACGGTGAGAACAATCCTATTATTTACTGGGATGTTGTTAATGAAGTAATCGGTGATGACGGCAACTATAGAAACTCCAAATGGTATCAGATTGCCGGTCCCGATTATATCAAAGTAGCCTTTGAGGCTGCCCGGGCAGCAGATCCGGACATGAAGCTTGTTATCAATGACTACAATATAGAAAACAACGGTGCAAAAACCGAAAAATTCTATCAGGTAGTAAAGAAATTACTTGAGGCTGGTACTCCTATCGATGCTATAGGTATGCAGATGCACATGAGTACAAATACTTCCATGGATGCTGTTAAAGCCTCTATAGAAAAGTTAGCCGAACTGGGTCTTGAAATTCAGATTACAGAACTGGATCTTACTATAGAAGATTCTCCAATAACTAGCGCTAGCTACGCTAAGCAAGCAAGAATGTACAAGCAATTCTTCGATTTTATAAAGACAAAAGACTATATCGATGTAGTAATGATATGGGGAGTAACAGATGCAGATTCTTGGAGAGGCGATAAAGTGCCATTGTTATTTGACAAACGGCTTCAAGCTAAAGATGCATACTGGGCTATTGTAGATCCTTCAGAAGCTAACATCGATAGACAAAGTGCAAAATCAGCAGAAGGAAGTCCTAAAAATGCAGATGACGTTATCTGGTCTACAATCCAACCTATTTCAGCTAACATCTTTGCCTCTGGACTAGACGGTGCTTCTGCAAAGGTTCAGACAATGTGGGACAGCCAAAATCTTTATATAAAAGCATATATAAGTGATGCTACTCCTGACAGTAAGGATAGTGTAGATATATATATAGATAAAAAAGGAGATAGATCTACCAGCTATCAGTCAGATGACGAACATATAAATGTTAAACGTGATGAATGCAGCCGTGATGCTAATGGATATACCGTATATAAGGTAATACCTATTGCCGACTATTCACCGGAATTAGGAAAAACTATTGGCTTTGATATCAGGGTTAATGATGATAAGGGAAGCGGAAATGTAGATTCACAGGCAGTATGGAATGACTACGCTAATAGACAAGATACAAATACAGCTTACTTTGGTGACTTAGTTCTATCCGGTCCTTCATTACTGGCTAACGCTGCATATGGTACTCCAACTATAGACGGAACTATAGATTCTGTATGGAATAAGGCAACTAGCTTGGAAACTAATACTTGGGTTCAAGGTAACTCTGGAGCAACAGCCAAGTTCAGAACTCTGTGGAATGAAAATGAGCTGTATGTATTAGCAGAGGTTAAAGATGATCATCTAAATAAAGCAAATGTAAATGATTATGAACAGGATTCCATAGAGATTTTCTTGGATCAAAATAATAATAAGACAGCTTATTACGAAGCTGATGATTACCAGCTCAGAGTAAACTATGACAATCAGCAAAGCTTTGGTAGCACAGGACCACTGGAAGGCTTTAGGTCCGCTACGAAAATAACTGATAAGGGATATATAGTTGAAGCTGCTGTACCACTTTCAGCTATAACTCCTAAGGCCGGAACTATTATAGGCTTTGATCTGCAAGTTAACAATGCAGATGACAGCGGTTCAAGAGTAAGTGTAGTTACTTGGTGTGACCCATCCGGTAATTCCTGGTCAAGTACTTCAGGCTTGGGAAACTTACAGCTTGTAGCTAATCAAACTGAACCTGGCACAGGCGGTGGAACTGAACCTGGCACAGGCGGTGGGACTCAACCTGGTACAGGCGGTGGGACTCAACCTGGTACAGGCGGTGGAACTGAACCTGGCACAGGCGGTGGAACTGAACCTGGTACAGGCGGTGGAGATGTTAATACACCAACTGAAAAGGCTATAGTACGTCTTGGCGGTGCAAACAGATACGAAACAAGTATCAAAATTTCACAGTTAGGATGGACTACTGCTGACAATGTAGTTCTTGTAAGAGGCGATGATTTTGCTGACGCATTGACAGCAGCACCATTTGCTAAGCAGTTAAATGCACCGGTACTTCTGACTTCATCTAAGGCTCTTGATGCAAACGCAGAGGCCGAAATAATTAGATTAGCTGCTAAGAAGGTATATATCATTGGCGGTTTAGGAGCTATATCTACAGAAGTAGAAAATACAATTAAGGCAATGGGCATTACTGTAGAAAGAATAAGCGGAAACGACAGATATGCTACTGCCCTTGCAATCGCTAATAGGATGCCTGTTAAGAAACAAGTATTCCTGGCTACAGGCAAGGACTATGCAGATGCACTTTCAATATCTTCTTATGCAGCAGCCACCGGAAGCCCAATCCTTCTTACTGCTGGCAACCAATTAACTGCTGAAGCTGCAAAATTCATAAAGGATAACAACAGCAGGGTTTATGTAATTGGTGGTACCGGAGTAATTTCAGAAGCTGCTGTTAAAGGTATAGCAAAAGCAGAAAGAATAGCAGGCACCGACAGATATGCTACAAATTCAGCAGTTTTGGAAAAGTTTGCTGCAGAATATGATTTCTCAACTATTCACCTTGCTACTGGAAGCAATTATCCTGATGCAATCTGCGGATCAGCTTTGGCTGGCAGAGAGAAAGCACCTATAATACTGGTAAACAGTAAGGATATAACTTCTCAGAGGACTTTTGTAAAGTCAGTTATATCAAAAGTCAGTAAGGTTAAAGTTCTTGGTGGTGAAGGTGTGTTAACCCCAGGAACCGTAGAAAGCATACTAAATTAA